Proteins encoded by one window of Mycolicibacterium sp. ND9-15:
- a CDS encoding LLM class F420-dependent oxidoreductase — MRLGIATPVVTNVAGAALTWERDATIEDIGRVAEAADRLGYHHLTCSEHIGIPASEAGRRGARYWDPLATLGYVAARTERIRLATMTLVLGYHHPLAVVKRYGTLDHVSGGRVILGVGVGSLKEEFDLLGAPFDDRGPRGDDALRALRASLSSNEPTYDGEYYSFGGLIVDPCALQPHMPIWVGGRTKRSLRRALTLAEGWAPFGIPVATAAEWLRAREVPPDFDVVLAADRPLDPLDNPDATRETLRAMAAAGTTIVSARFVHRSVEHYLEQIHALAELHHADEG, encoded by the coding sequence TTGAGACTGGGCATCGCGACACCCGTCGTCACCAACGTCGCCGGTGCGGCGTTGACGTGGGAGCGGGACGCCACGATCGAGGACATCGGCCGCGTCGCCGAAGCAGCGGACCGGCTCGGCTATCACCACCTCACCTGCAGCGAGCACATCGGCATCCCGGCATCCGAGGCCGGGCGACGCGGAGCCAGGTATTGGGATCCGCTGGCCACCCTGGGATACGTGGCGGCCCGCACCGAACGCATCCGGCTTGCCACCATGACGTTGGTACTCGGGTACCACCATCCGCTGGCGGTCGTAAAGCGTTACGGCACACTGGATCACGTCAGCGGTGGCCGGGTGATCCTCGGGGTGGGCGTCGGGTCACTCAAGGAGGAGTTCGACCTCCTCGGGGCCCCGTTCGACGACCGGGGTCCGCGTGGGGACGACGCCCTGCGGGCATTGCGGGCGTCGCTGTCGAGCAACGAACCGACCTACGACGGCGAGTACTACTCGTTCGGCGGCCTCATCGTCGACCCGTGCGCACTGCAGCCGCACATGCCGATCTGGGTGGGCGGTCGCACCAAACGCTCGCTGCGACGGGCGCTCACCCTCGCCGAAGGGTGGGCCCCGTTCGGAATTCCGGTTGCGACCGCGGCGGAATGGCTGCGGGCCCGTGAGGTGCCGCCCGACTTCGACGTAGTACTGGCCGCCGACCGTCCGCTCGATCCGCTGGACAACCCCGACGCGACGCGGGAGACATTGCGCGCGATGGCGGCGGCCGGCACCACGATCGTGTCCGCGCGGTTCGTCCACCGTTCGGTCGAGCACTACCTCGAGCAGATCCACGCGCTCGCCGAACTGCACCACGCCGACGAAGGATGA
- a CDS encoding TauD/TfdA dioxygenase family protein — protein MSLTSAQLDVIDLTPRIGSEIRTDLDTLSSGREAEKIRATLEQRGVVFFRGLQISDEQQVTIARTLGTVVANEGEDGIYRISLDENVNQRAKYLRGSLFWHFDGSLQPYPNLATLLRAVKLPETGGDTEFCNTYAAYDDLPQSDKDLIADLRVVHSAERSQYYVTPEMSYDEIAFWQKSPTKACPIVWTHQSGRKSLLLGATADYVVGMPVEQSRALLARLRDWATQPQYVYRHKWEVGDLLIWDNTGTMHRALPYAADSGRLMHRTILAGEEPLT, from the coding sequence GTGAGCCTGACCTCCGCACAACTTGACGTCATCGACCTGACCCCCAGGATCGGCAGCGAGATCAGAACCGACCTCGACACACTGAGCAGCGGCCGGGAGGCCGAAAAGATCCGCGCCACACTGGAACAACGCGGCGTCGTGTTCTTCCGAGGACTGCAGATCAGCGACGAACAACAGGTCACGATCGCCAGAACGCTCGGCACTGTCGTCGCCAACGAGGGCGAAGACGGAATCTACAGGATCTCACTCGACGAGAATGTCAACCAGCGCGCGAAGTACCTCAGGGGCTCGTTGTTCTGGCACTTCGACGGTTCCCTGCAGCCCTATCCGAACCTGGCGACGCTGCTGCGGGCGGTGAAGCTGCCGGAGACCGGGGGAGACACGGAGTTCTGCAACACCTATGCCGCCTACGACGATCTACCGCAGTCGGACAAGGATTTGATCGCCGACCTCCGCGTCGTGCACAGCGCCGAACGGTCGCAGTACTACGTGACACCCGAGATGAGCTACGACGAGATCGCGTTCTGGCAGAAGTCCCCGACGAAGGCGTGCCCCATCGTGTGGACGCACCAGTCCGGCCGAAAGTCGCTGCTGCTCGGCGCGACGGCCGACTACGTGGTGGGGATGCCCGTCGAACAGAGCCGGGCACTGCTTGCGCGGCTTCGTGATTGGGCCACGCAGCCGCAATATGTTTACCGCCACAAATGGGAGGTCGGCGATCTGCTCATCTGGGACAACACCGGGACCATGCACCGCGCGCTGCCCTACGCCGCCGACAGCGGTCGCCTCATGCACCGGACGATCCTGGCCGGCGAGGAGCCGTTGACTTGA
- a CDS encoding aromatic ring-hydroxylating oxygenase subunit alpha, whose protein sequence is MSHDSLVEKPASGHWTDAYPELGRGPVSLQDCVSEEFYEKEREHVFKKTWLYVGRVERVPKFGSYFTREFKFLNTSVIVVRGKDDKIRAFHNICPHRGNKMLWEDDPFEEVQGRAPLLYCRFHGWRYKLDGSLHSATRADLLLDFDADGCRVPAIQCEVWEGFIFINLNPHNTEPVRAFLGELAHDIEGYPFAGPHQVYKFKAELQCNWKIFADGFAESYHGPYLHASSFGNLTAEAKEALDKPNPFTDALAYRIKGPHRMFSFSGEPSRKTPYSKPIECVFEASAAGPWNKRTDRGPLPPGLNPTRSEKYGFDSFQFFPNFVLIFGASGYTVHTHWPTGPHSHIFETEMYYQPPKTHKERLGQELTVTFLNDIILEDASPSEGLQAMLNSGVLTHFTMNDEEILLRHLHKVVGDYVRIGEGAQV, encoded by the coding sequence TTGAGCCACGACAGCCTGGTGGAAAAGCCCGCGAGCGGGCACTGGACCGACGCCTACCCCGAACTCGGCCGCGGGCCGGTGTCGCTTCAGGACTGCGTTTCAGAGGAGTTCTACGAAAAGGAACGCGAACACGTCTTCAAGAAGACCTGGCTGTACGTCGGGCGGGTCGAGCGGGTGCCCAAGTTTGGCAGCTACTTCACCCGGGAGTTCAAGTTTCTCAACACCTCGGTGATCGTTGTCCGCGGCAAGGACGACAAGATCCGGGCCTTCCACAACATCTGCCCGCACCGGGGCAACAAGATGTTGTGGGAGGACGATCCCTTCGAGGAGGTCCAGGGCCGCGCGCCCCTGCTGTACTGCCGCTTCCACGGCTGGCGCTACAAGCTGGACGGCTCGCTGCACTCGGCCACCCGCGCGGATCTGCTGCTCGACTTCGACGCCGACGGCTGCCGGGTGCCGGCGATCCAGTGCGAGGTGTGGGAGGGCTTCATCTTCATCAACCTCAACCCGCACAACACCGAACCGGTGCGCGCTTTCCTCGGCGAGTTGGCGCACGACATCGAGGGGTATCCCTTCGCCGGCCCGCACCAGGTCTACAAGTTCAAGGCCGAACTGCAGTGCAATTGGAAGATCTTCGCCGACGGTTTCGCCGAGAGCTACCACGGTCCGTATCTGCACGCGTCGTCATTCGGCAATCTCACCGCGGAGGCCAAAGAAGCGCTGGACAAGCCGAACCCGTTCACCGACGCGCTGGCGTACCGCATCAAGGGCCCGCACCGGATGTTCTCCTTCTCCGGTGAACCGTCGCGAAAGACGCCGTACTCCAAACCGATCGAGTGCGTGTTCGAGGCCAGTGCGGCCGGCCCGTGGAACAAGCGCACCGATCGTGGGCCGCTGCCCCCGGGGTTGAACCCCACCCGGTCGGAGAAGTACGGCTTCGATTCGTTCCAGTTCTTCCCGAACTTCGTGCTGATCTTCGGGGCGTCCGGCTACACCGTCCACACGCACTGGCCGACGGGTCCGCACTCGCACATCTTCGAGACCGAGATGTACTACCAGCCGCCCAAGACGCACAAGGAGCGCCTCGGCCAAGAGTTGACGGTCACCTTCCTCAACGACATCATCCTCGAGGATGCCAGCCCCTCCGAGGGGCTGCAGGCCATGCTCAACAGCGGTGTGCTGACCCACTTCACGATGAACGACGAGGAGATCCTGCTGCGCCATCTGCACAAGGTCGTCGGCGACTACGTCCGGATCGGTGAGGGGGCACAGGTGTGA
- a CDS encoding LysR family transcriptional regulator translates to MKQNPPFDVDALLIFGKVVENRSLSKAAALLGMPKSTVSRKLAKLESDLGIKLLRKNTRQLTVTDLGEKVYDHAVNILAEANGVRALVEGSRQEPRGELRVALPVFVGIDYASRVGAAFLRHYPNSRLDIRLVDNMADPIRDGFDVVFSTGPLQDSTLIARKVFSLELFLCASSDFVAQLPEPITDPTQLNTLPFIDFGFGGPRKLAVTADTGRRELTPPVRARANNFQVCKQYIMQGLGIGAMPSQILCTTELREGSLVPVLPGWQLESLDVHMIYPFELSFSTLISAFYETAREIIVENTARP, encoded by the coding sequence ATGAAACAGAACCCGCCCTTCGACGTCGACGCCCTGCTGATCTTCGGCAAGGTGGTGGAGAACCGGAGCCTGTCGAAGGCGGCGGCGCTCCTCGGCATGCCGAAGTCGACCGTCAGCCGCAAGCTGGCCAAGCTGGAGTCCGACCTCGGCATCAAGCTCCTGCGCAAGAACACCCGTCAGCTCACCGTCACCGACCTCGGCGAAAAGGTGTACGACCACGCGGTCAACATTTTGGCCGAAGCCAACGGCGTCCGCGCACTCGTCGAGGGCAGCAGGCAAGAACCCCGCGGGGAACTGCGCGTGGCGCTCCCGGTGTTCGTCGGCATCGACTATGCGTCGCGGGTGGGTGCCGCCTTCCTGCGGCACTACCCGAACTCGCGGCTGGACATTCGCCTCGTCGACAACATGGCCGACCCGATTCGAGACGGGTTCGACGTGGTGTTCAGCACCGGCCCGCTGCAAGATTCCACGCTGATCGCCCGCAAGGTGTTCAGCCTCGAGCTGTTCCTCTGCGCTTCATCGGATTTCGTTGCGCAGCTGCCGGAGCCGATCACCGATCCGACGCAGTTGAACACGCTGCCGTTCATCGACTTCGGATTCGGTGGGCCCCGCAAGCTCGCCGTCACCGCAGACACCGGGCGACGGGAGCTCACGCCGCCGGTCCGGGCCCGTGCCAACAACTTTCAAGTGTGCAAGCAGTACATCATGCAGGGCCTGGGCATCGGTGCGATGCCCAGCCAGATCCTGTGCACCACGGAGCTTCGCGAAGGCAGTCTCGTGCCGGTGCTGCCAGGATGGCAGCTCGAATCCCTCGACGTGCACATGATCTACCCCTTCGAGTTGTCCTTCTCCACACTCATCAGCGCGTTCTACGAGACCGCGCGCGAGATCATCGTGGAGAACACCGCGCGACCGTGA
- a CDS encoding Crp/Fnr family transcriptional regulator, translating to MVAGAAVRNDLDGRSDAVLTRSAILRGLEPADRAALAGLFTHVRFLAGEPIYREGQLDDRLYIVIDGKVKIGWRSPDLPEKLLGVLGPSDILGAESMFDPAPRIASATALTAVVAAAIDRGTLQACIDGRPHIAEQLMRLLARSLQRTEDLITDINFTDVPGRIAKQLLHLAQRFGIRHDCQLRLDHGLTQAEIAQLVGASRESVNKALSEFVQRGWITVDGKSLVIHQTELLARRAR from the coding sequence ATGGTTGCCGGCGCCGCGGTCCGAAACGACCTGGACGGTCGCAGCGATGCAGTGCTGACCCGCTCGGCGATCCTGCGTGGGCTGGAGCCGGCTGACCGAGCGGCACTGGCCGGCCTCTTCACCCACGTCCGGTTCCTCGCCGGTGAACCCATCTACCGCGAAGGCCAGCTCGATGACCGGCTGTACATCGTCATCGACGGCAAGGTGAAGATCGGCTGGCGTTCACCGGACCTCCCCGAGAAGCTCCTCGGCGTCCTGGGCCCGTCGGACATCCTCGGCGCCGAGTCGATGTTCGATCCCGCGCCACGCATCGCTTCCGCGACGGCGCTGACCGCTGTGGTCGCCGCGGCGATCGACCGCGGCACGTTGCAGGCGTGTATCGACGGCCGGCCGCACATCGCCGAGCAATTGATGCGCCTTCTGGCGCGGAGCCTGCAGCGCACCGAAGACCTGATCACCGACATCAACTTCACCGACGTCCCCGGCCGGATCGCCAAACAACTACTCCACCTCGCACAGCGTTTCGGCATCCGGCATGATTGCCAGCTACGCCTCGACCACGGTCTGACCCAAGCCGAGATCGCTCAATTGGTGGGCGCCTCAAGGGAATCGGTCAACAAGGCGCTGTCGGAGTTCGTCCAGCGGGGCTGGATCACCGTCGACGGTAAGAGCCTCGTGATCCATCAGACCGAACTGCTCGCCCGCCGGGCCCGCTGA
- a CDS encoding SigB/SigF/SigG family RNA polymerase sigma factor: protein MFRRLKTLGNDTPAYRRQREAIVERTSPLADHVARRYRNRGEPIDDLVQAARVGLVNAVNRFDSDNGADFLSFAVPTIMGEVRRHFRDYGWAVKVPRRLKDLQGQLVKARAELSQQIGRAPTPSEVARHLGIEREAVMEATIASSNYSTLSTDVQATADDEFRSVGDTLGDIDPNIDKVVDLETVRPLITALPEREKTVLLLRFFESMTQTQIAERMGYSQMHVSRLLAQALRRLREQVCDPGVNAAPAGGRHPSAIPVTPAPASHLKRGA, encoded by the coding sequence ATGTTCCGTCGTCTCAAGACGCTCGGAAACGACACTCCGGCTTACCGGCGTCAGCGCGAGGCGATCGTCGAACGCACATCGCCGCTCGCCGACCACGTCGCTCGCCGCTACCGCAATCGCGGTGAGCCGATCGACGATCTCGTGCAGGCGGCGCGGGTCGGCTTGGTCAACGCGGTGAACCGCTTCGACTCGGACAACGGTGCCGATTTTCTGTCGTTTGCGGTCCCGACCATCATGGGTGAGGTTCGTCGTCACTTCCGGGACTACGGCTGGGCGGTCAAGGTGCCGCGCCGGCTCAAGGACCTCCAGGGGCAGCTGGTCAAGGCGCGCGCCGAGTTGTCGCAGCAGATCGGTCGTGCTCCCACCCCGTCCGAGGTCGCCAGGCATCTCGGCATCGAACGTGAAGCGGTGATGGAGGCGACGATCGCCAGCAGCAACTACTCCACCTTGTCGACCGATGTCCAAGCCACCGCCGATGACGAGTTCCGCTCGGTCGGTGACACCCTTGGCGACATCGACCCGAATATCGACAAGGTCGTCGACCTCGAAACGGTGCGACCACTGATCACCGCGTTGCCCGAGCGTGAGAAGACCGTGCTGCTCCTGAGGTTCTTCGAGAGCATGACGCAGACCCAGATCGCCGAACGGATGGGTTACTCGCAGATGCATGTGTCGCGTCTGCTCGCCCAGGCCCTTCGCCGACTTCGCGAACAGGTGTGCGACCCCGGCGTGAACGCTGCGCCGGCGGGCGGGCGACATCCGTCGGCCATACCCGTCACACCTGCGCCGGCGTCTCATCTCAAGCGCGGCGCCTGA
- a CDS encoding Zn-ribbon domain-containing OB-fold protein: MSEDVPPAAAARVLPTLDEHNRAFWTGGGGNRLLILRCVRCELWVSPPAADCPECGGELNPRPVSGRGTVFTHTVNYQPFNPAVPVPYVVAIIELDEQPDLRIAANIVDCEPDSVRVGLPVEVRFERQDVYGEIAFVPVFAPR, from the coding sequence GTGTCCGAAGACGTGCCACCCGCCGCTGCGGCCAGAGTGCTGCCGACCCTCGATGAGCACAATCGGGCGTTCTGGACAGGTGGGGGCGGCAACCGACTGCTGATCCTTCGATGCGTGCGCTGCGAACTATGGGTGTCCCCGCCTGCCGCCGACTGCCCCGAGTGCGGGGGAGAACTCAACCCCCGCCCGGTCTCGGGTCGCGGCACGGTGTTCACCCACACCGTCAATTACCAGCCGTTCAATCCCGCCGTCCCGGTGCCGTATGTCGTCGCGATCATCGAGCTCGACGAGCAACCGGATCTGCGAATTGCAGCGAATATCGTGGACTGCGAACCGGATTCGGTTCGCGTCGGCCTACCCGTCGAGGTGCGCTTCGAACGGCAGGACGTCTACGGCGAAATCGCTTTCGTTCCCGTGTTCGCGCCGCGGTAG
- a CDS encoding thiolase family protein: MSTFEKDAIISGLGISRIGRRTGIAGLELTMEAVHGAVADAGLAARDIDGIVTFGDTPLAEVVAALGTQAVDQGYGFPTGGVLTPVMSAILAVSERRARHVLVYRTVQMLGGTMTQAPPTSEPSPLANPPIEPRAPGTRRQLGPFGDIDELLAAHAYSAANWLAMHCMRHMELYGTTKEQLGWLAINSRRNAGLNPLAAYRDPMTMADYLASRPVSTPFGLFDCDVPIDGSIAFVISHADFAPDCPQPPVAVEAVGGAYGSGGWFHRDDFPKMASTDAAAEMWSRTDLTPSDVDIAELYDGFTFLTFAWLEALGFCADGEAGPFVEGASRIALDGALPLNTYGGQLSAGRMHGYWLLHEACLQLRGQAGGRQLARRPEVAVAAAGGGPIAGCLLLTC; this comes from the coding sequence TTGAGCACGTTCGAAAAGGACGCGATCATCAGCGGCCTCGGTATCTCCCGCATCGGCCGCCGCACGGGGATTGCCGGGTTGGAACTGACGATGGAGGCGGTGCACGGCGCCGTCGCCGATGCCGGCCTGGCTGCGCGGGACATCGACGGGATCGTCACCTTCGGTGACACACCGTTGGCCGAAGTCGTTGCGGCACTGGGCACTCAGGCCGTCGACCAAGGGTACGGATTTCCGACCGGCGGTGTGCTCACCCCGGTGATGTCGGCGATCCTGGCGGTGTCCGAGCGGCGCGCACGGCATGTGTTGGTGTATCGGACCGTGCAGATGCTCGGCGGGACGATGACACAGGCACCGCCTACTTCCGAGCCCAGCCCGCTGGCCAACCCGCCGATCGAGCCGCGCGCACCCGGAACCCGGCGCCAGCTCGGGCCGTTCGGCGATATCGACGAATTGCTGGCCGCACACGCCTACTCGGCGGCGAACTGGCTGGCGATGCACTGCATGCGGCACATGGAGCTGTACGGCACGACGAAGGAACAGCTGGGCTGGCTGGCGATCAACAGCAGGCGCAATGCCGGGCTCAATCCGCTTGCGGCTTACCGAGACCCGATGACCATGGCCGACTATCTGGCGTCGCGGCCGGTGTCCACACCGTTCGGGCTGTTCGACTGCGACGTGCCGATCGACGGATCGATCGCGTTCGTCATCTCTCATGCTGACTTCGCGCCGGACTGCCCGCAGCCGCCGGTGGCTGTGGAAGCCGTTGGCGGAGCGTACGGTTCGGGAGGCTGGTTCCACCGTGACGATTTCCCGAAGATGGCGTCCACCGACGCCGCAGCCGAGATGTGGTCGCGCACCGACCTGACACCGTCGGACGTCGACATCGCCGAACTCTACGACGGTTTCACCTTTCTGACCTTCGCCTGGCTCGAGGCGCTGGGGTTCTGCGCCGACGGCGAGGCCGGTCCGTTCGTCGAAGGCGCATCGCGGATCGCGCTCGACGGCGCGCTGCCCCTCAACACCTACGGAGGACAGCTGTCGGCGGGCCGGATGCACGGCTACTGGCTGCTGCACGAGGCATGTCTGCAGCTACGCGGGCAGGCCGGTGGCCGGCAGCTGGCGCGCCGCCCGGAAGTGGCGGTCGCTGCGGCCGGCGGCGGACCGATCGCGGGGTGCCTGCTTTTGACCTGCTGA
- a CDS encoding VOC family protein: MSDDVPGITGIHHISITVTDLAASLAWYERLLGADRLPMKFPHYECEDTGYAELLIEPGSGVVIGLHTNTGNDGARFDEAATGLDHVAFNVASRAELDAWTRRLDELGIEHSDVRAVEEPFPFATVVFRDPDNIQLELFAVG, from the coding sequence ATGAGCGACGACGTGCCGGGCATCACCGGCATACACCACATCTCCATCACCGTGACGGACCTGGCGGCCAGCCTGGCTTGGTACGAACGGCTGCTCGGGGCCGACCGGCTGCCGATGAAGTTCCCTCACTACGAATGCGAAGACACCGGATACGCCGAACTGCTGATCGAGCCGGGCTCGGGTGTCGTGATCGGCCTGCACACCAATACCGGCAACGACGGGGCCCGATTCGATGAAGCCGCAACCGGATTGGACCACGTGGCGTTCAATGTGGCTTCCCGCGCCGAGTTGGACGCATGGACGCGGCGACTCGACGAGCTCGGCATCGAGCACTCCGATGTCAGGGCTGTTGAGGAACCGTTTCCGTTCGCGACGGTGGTTTTCCGCGACCCCGACAACATCCAGCTCGAGTTGTTCGCTGTGGGCTGA
- a CDS encoding extracellular catalytic domain type 1 short-chain-length polyhydroxyalkanoate depolymerase, whose product MAAVRNGGGRVVRAIVRSAVVLAAVCCLFGSGGARASAFPGGDAAGALTIGGLNRTYHVHAPHGLDRPAGLVLNLHGAGMTGPAQAGATNYNAIADQYGFVVAYPDGVDMSWADGRGASIPDRQGVDDVGFLVALADRLRQEYGIDPGHVFAIGTSAGGFMASRLACERADVFAAVAPVAGSLAAGLPCAPSQPVSVLAVNGTADPVVPIGGGRMMGRGGPSDIVAPAAMAQRWRDINGCPPPVDEVQGSVHRLVATGCAGGSEVVFVQIDGGGHVWPGGMFAPFDTSQSSGQFFATHGR is encoded by the coding sequence GTGGCTGCAGTTCGGAACGGGGGTGGACGTGTCGTGAGGGCGATCGTGCGATCGGCGGTCGTGCTGGCGGCGGTGTGCTGTCTTTTCGGATCCGGCGGCGCGCGGGCGTCGGCGTTCCCCGGCGGTGACGCCGCGGGCGCGCTGACGATCGGCGGGCTGAACCGCACCTATCACGTGCACGCCCCGCACGGGCTCGATCGCCCGGCCGGGCTCGTGCTCAACCTGCACGGTGCCGGAATGACCGGGCCGGCGCAGGCGGGGGCGACCAACTACAACGCGATCGCCGATCAGTACGGATTCGTGGTGGCCTATCCCGACGGCGTCGATATGAGCTGGGCGGACGGGCGCGGCGCCTCGATACCGGACCGCCAGGGCGTCGACGACGTAGGTTTTCTCGTCGCCCTGGCGGACCGACTTCGTCAGGAGTACGGCATCGACCCCGGTCACGTCTTCGCCATCGGGACGTCGGCGGGGGGCTTCATGGCGTCGCGGTTGGCGTGCGAACGTGCCGACGTCTTCGCCGCCGTGGCGCCGGTCGCGGGCTCGTTGGCGGCGGGACTTCCGTGTGCGCCGTCGCAGCCCGTGTCCGTGCTCGCGGTGAACGGGACGGCGGATCCCGTCGTACCGATCGGCGGGGGGCGGATGATGGGCCGCGGCGGTCCGAGCGACATCGTGGCACCGGCGGCGATGGCGCAGCGATGGCGCGACATCAACGGATGCCCACCGCCGGTGGACGAGGTGCAGGGCAGCGTGCACCGGTTGGTGGCCACCGGCTGCGCGGGCGGCAGCGAGGTGGTGTTCGTGCAGATCGACGGCGGAGGCCACGTCTGGCCCGGGGGCATGTTCGCCCCGTTCGACACCTCCCAATCCAGCGGACAGTTCTTCGCAACCCACGGCAGATGA
- a CDS encoding APC family permease produces the protein MTSAARAHTSEPDDTAAGRLKRGITGPLLFLFVLGDVLGAGIYALMGVLAGDVGGALWAPLLVALLLALLTAGSYAELVTKYPKAGGAAVFAERAFGRPAVSFLVGFCMLAAGVTSAAGLALAFAGDYLATFIDVPAVPAAIVFLALIGCLNARGISESVKSNVVMTVIELTGLLIVVIAVAVMVGAGRGEVGRVTQFPDGATPALAILSGAIVAYYSFVGFETSANVAEEIRNPSKVYPTALFGALITAGVLYVLVGMASATALPAEELAQSSGPLLDVVAASGVGVPDWVFSAIALVAVANGALLTMIMASRLTYGMAEYGLLPSVLGRVLPRRRTPWTAIVATTAVAMVLSLFSNLATLAETVVLLLLVVFISTNTAVLVLRRDQVEHRHFRVWTAVPVLGVASCVLLLTQQTAQVWLFAAILVAVGLVLYLAARAATRR, from the coding sequence ATGACTTCCGCGGCGAGGGCGCATACCAGCGAGCCTGACGACACGGCCGCCGGCAGGCTCAAGCGCGGGATCACCGGACCGCTGCTGTTCCTGTTCGTCCTCGGCGACGTGCTCGGTGCCGGGATCTACGCGCTGATGGGTGTGTTGGCCGGTGACGTCGGCGGCGCGCTGTGGGCGCCGCTGCTCGTGGCGCTGCTGCTCGCCCTGCTCACCGCCGGTTCCTACGCCGAACTCGTGACCAAGTACCCGAAGGCCGGCGGAGCGGCGGTGTTCGCCGAGCGGGCCTTCGGCCGACCCGCGGTGTCGTTCCTGGTCGGATTCTGCATGCTGGCCGCGGGCGTGACCAGCGCGGCCGGATTGGCGCTCGCCTTCGCCGGCGACTACCTCGCGACGTTCATCGACGTTCCCGCCGTCCCCGCAGCGATCGTGTTCCTGGCACTGATCGGCTGCCTGAACGCGCGGGGCATCAGCGAGTCGGTCAAGAGCAACGTCGTGATGACGGTGATCGAGTTGACCGGTCTGCTGATCGTCGTCATCGCGGTAGCGGTCATGGTCGGCGCCGGCCGCGGCGAGGTCGGCCGTGTCACCCAGTTCCCCGACGGCGCGACGCCGGCGCTGGCGATTCTCAGCGGGGCGATCGTCGCCTATTACTCGTTCGTCGGCTTCGAAACCTCGGCCAATGTCGCCGAGGAGATCCGCAACCCGAGCAAGGTGTATCCCACGGCGCTGTTCGGCGCGCTCATCACCGCGGGTGTCCTCTACGTCCTGGTCGGGATGGCGAGCGCGACCGCGCTGCCTGCCGAAGAACTCGCGCAGTCGTCGGGGCCGTTGCTCGACGTGGTGGCGGCCTCGGGCGTGGGCGTGCCCGATTGGGTCTTCAGCGCGATCGCGCTCGTCGCGGTCGCCAACGGCGCGCTGCTGACGATGATCATGGCGAGCCGGCTCACCTACGGCATGGCCGAATACGGGCTGCTGCCCAGCGTGCTCGGTCGGGTGCTGCCGCGGCGGCGTACGCCGTGGACGGCGATCGTGGCGACCACCGCGGTCGCGATGGTGCTGAGCCTGTTTTCAAATCTGGCCACGCTCGCCGAAACCGTGGTGCTGCTGCTGTTGGTCGTGTTCATCTCGACGAACACCGCAGTGCTGGTGCTTCGCCGCGACCAGGTCGAACATCGTCATTTCCGGGTGTGGACAGCGGTGCCGGTGCTCGGCGTGGCGTCCTGCGTGCTGCTGCTGACTCAGCAGACCGCCCAGGTCTGGCTCTTTGCCGCGATCCTGGTGGCGGTCGGCCTGGTGCTCTATCTGGCGGCTCGGGCGGCGACGCGACGCTGA